In Rhinoderma darwinii isolate aRhiDar2 chromosome 9, aRhiDar2.hap1, whole genome shotgun sequence, the following are encoded in one genomic region:
- the LOC142660286 gene encoding uncharacterized protein LOC142660286 codes for MDYKARECAWRSQMEQVFKDESPIFGFNVCRNVSELQNKYTNLLHRRMKVWWNKTFLENYIQRNLVPRGLRIQIFPSFPIIEEDFISKWEEVCNQGSKKFMELLVDLNQKMILSMDEEIESVQAQLFPLMSMDNMSKFKHNLDAQFAEWEKDIQEVKSKKFSRDIGDFQNNKVYRWRRNQAPGGRSRTPSISSVSSQSETDNTSYRSNFNIRPKRKLAQRQVANKKRPDVRDQSSRPKVINLSTHVFSNIDLELIAKGLTFSPSASFDMFSAVKDLHIFGRSLIFKKWFDKPVDSEHFPTLEEQQALKALEDLLDEHKNDEATDLTYRPNSHKQ; via the exons ATGGATTATAAAGCCAGGGAATGTGCCTGGCGGTCTCAGATGGAACAGGTCTTCAAGGATGAGTCCCCAATATTTGGTTTTAATGTTTGCAGAAACGTTAGCGAGCTCCAGAATAAATACACAAATTTGTTACATCGCCGTATGAAAGTGTGGTGGAACAAAACTTTTCTGGAAAATTATATCCAGAGAAACCTTGTCCCAAGGGGTCTGAGAATCCAGATTTTCCCATCTTTTCCTATCATTGAAGAGGATTTTATCTCCAAATGGGAAGAGGTCTGTAACCAGGGCTCCAAGAAATTTATGGAACTTCTGGTTGACctcaatcaaaaaatgatattGTCAATGGATGAAGAAATAGAAAGTGTCCAGGCCCAACTGTTCCCACTTATGTCCATGGATAACATGTCCAAATTTAAACATAATCTTGATGCACAATTTGCGGAGTGGGAAAAAGATATTCAGGAAGTTAAATCAAAAAAATTCTCTAGAGATATTGGGGATTTTCAAAACAACAAAGTATATAGGTGGAGAAGAAATCAGGCCCCAGGAGGCCGGAGTCGTACTCCTTCAATCTCCTCTGTGTCATCTCAGAGTGAAACTGACAACACGTCCTATAGATCAAATTTTAATATCCGACCCAAAAGAAAATTAGCACAAAGACAAGTGGCTAACAAAAAGCGACCTGATGTACGAGACCAAAGCAGCCGCCCTAAGGTAATTAATCTATCAACACATGTGTTTTCCAATATTGATTTAGAATTAATAGCTAAGGGTTTAACTTTTTCACCAAGCGCTAGCTTTGATATGTTTTCAGCAGTGAAAGACCTACATATCTTTGGTCGTTCGCTCATCTTCAAAAAATGGTTTGACAAACCAGTGGATAGTGAACATTTTCCAACGTTAGAAGAACAGCAGGCATTAAAAGCACTAGAGGATCTTTTGGATGAGCACAAGAACGATGAAGCTACAG ATCTGACTTACAGGCCAAACTCTCAC